A single Vibrio sp. YMD68 DNA region contains:
- the raiA gene encoding ribosome-associated translation inhibitor RaiA — MKVKITGKNIDITSAIRDHIESKFKKLEKWQVDIIGCQTTFSEAPNKQKKFEAIMTVPKGQLVASATHDDLYAAVNEVEQKLERQLNKLRHKPEARRAEKLELEEEIE, encoded by the coding sequence ATGAAAGTAAAAATCACTGGTAAAAATATCGACATCACCTCTGCTATCCGTGATCACATTGAAAGTAAGTTTAAAAAACTTGAGAAGTGGCAAGTAGACATTATTGGATGCCAAACCACTTTTAGCGAAGCACCCAATAAGCAAAAGAAATTTGAAGCCATAATGACGGTACCCAAAGGGCAACTGGTCGCTTCAGCAACCCATGATGATTTATACGCTGCCGTTAACGAGGTAGAACAAAAATTAGAACGTCAGCTAAACAAACTACGTCACAAGCCAGAAGCTAGACGAGCAGAAAAACTTGAGCTTGAAGAAGAAATAGAATAA